The following are from one region of the Hymenobacter radiodurans genome:
- a CDS encoding protease pro-enzyme activation domain-containing protein: MESTERVYAQVVLQATSGQSAASTTATSAQVDEVRPSKAATEQAVDFLKKAGFRVEQAGISLSISGSKQQFESVFGVHLSAYEQGGQTYYRPDHPAHLPATAPSCVQTIVFAEPRQYFN, from the coding sequence ATGGAATCAACGGAACGGGTATATGCTCAGGTAGTGCTACAAGCCACGTCAGGTCAATCGGCAGCCAGCACGACGGCCACCAGCGCGCAAGTAGACGAGGTACGCCCTAGCAAGGCCGCGACAGAGCAGGCCGTAGACTTTTTGAAAAAAGCGGGCTTTCGCGTTGAACAGGCTGGTATTTCGCTCTCCATATCTGGTTCAAAACAACAATTTGAATCCGTTTTTGGCGTCCACCTGAGCGCTTATGAGCAGGGTGGTCAAACGTATTACCGCCCCGACCACCCAGCCCATCTCCCGGCCACGGCACCATCCTGCGTGCAGACAATCGTATTTGCCGAACCACGCCAGTACTTTAACTAA
- a CDS encoding ATP-binding protein, protein MAQTQLSEVELLYLMIALAPHLQPGFFDALIRDCLPDGGELPEFGGVRGANHRGLLPTGETALYILAGNDLEKRLALYDLFNPKHFFAREHIIALEDPKPGEPHLSGRLIPDSEVMELLITGTVSPPRFSMEFPAEHIRTEMEWDDLVLHPNTLQQIQEIRHWITHSETLLHKWGMRKKIKPGFRALFYGPPGTGKTLTASLLGKSTNKDVFRIDLSRVVSKYIGETEKNLATLFAKAENKDWILFFDEADALFGKRTDIRDAHDKYANQEVAYLLQRIESYNGLIILATNQRGNIDDAFVRRFQTIIHFPMPRVEERHRIWRSTFPPQLQIADDINWLQVAARYELTGAGILNVAHYCAIEALADKSNLLTLQHLEKGILREYAKEGKVV, encoded by the coding sequence GTGGCCCAGACCCAGCTTAGCGAAGTCGAACTGCTCTATTTAATGATAGCGCTGGCCCCGCATTTACAGCCGGGTTTTTTCGATGCACTAATCCGTGACTGCCTGCCAGATGGTGGAGAGTTGCCGGAGTTTGGGGGCGTAAGGGGCGCCAACCACCGCGGCCTGCTACCAACGGGCGAAACGGCGCTGTATATTCTGGCCGGCAACGACCTAGAAAAGCGCCTGGCGCTGTACGACTTATTTAACCCAAAGCATTTCTTTGCCCGAGAACACATCATTGCCTTGGAAGATCCGAAGCCGGGCGAACCGCACCTGAGTGGCCGCCTTATCCCAGATTCGGAAGTTATGGAGTTGCTCATAACGGGCACCGTCAGCCCGCCCCGGTTTAGTATGGAATTTCCGGCCGAGCACATTCGTACGGAAATGGAGTGGGATGACCTAGTGCTCCACCCAAACACGCTGCAGCAGATTCAGGAAATTCGGCACTGGATTACGCACAGCGAAACGCTCCTGCATAAGTGGGGCATGCGCAAAAAAATCAAGCCCGGCTTTCGCGCGCTTTTCTACGGCCCACCCGGCACCGGCAAAACGTTAACTGCCAGCCTGCTGGGGAAAAGCACCAATAAAGACGTTTTCCGCATTGACTTGTCCCGTGTGGTATCCAAGTATATCGGCGAGACGGAGAAGAATCTGGCCACCCTTTTTGCTAAGGCTGAAAACAAGGATTGGATCTTGTTCTTCGACGAGGCGGATGCCCTCTTCGGCAAGCGAACCGACATTCGGGATGCCCATGATAAGTACGCCAACCAGGAAGTGGCCTACTTGCTGCAACGCATTGAGAGCTACAATGGCCTCATCATATTGGCTACGAACCAACGCGGCAACATCGACGACGCGTTTGTGCGCCGGTTCCAGACGATTATTCACTTCCCAATGCCCCGCGTTGAGGAAAGACACCGCATTTGGCGCAGCACCTTCCCGCCCCAGCTTCAGATAGCCGATGATATTAACTGGCTGCAGGTGGCAGCGCGCTACGAACTCACGGGTGCCGGTATTTTGAACGTAGCCCACTACTGCGCGATTGAGGCCCTAGCGGATAAAAGCAATCTTCTCACGCTCCAGCACTTAGAGAAGGGGATTCTGCGGGAGTATGCCAAAGAAGGAAAAGTAGTATAG
- a CDS encoding eCIS core domain-containing protein — MKIKAAKSVHVTPPLAATQTAQPFFAQAGRSDFFRPAKPATHTHPAHKVLRPAADRPDLVVQGRASTAPLPGSGAPLPEAFRRAAERHLSADFSSIRLHQDKQATELTQQLQAQAVVFQEHLFLGQGEFQPAAAPGKSLLAQGLYHAWQEGAVRVNPREQPAPTPLVTPTEPAAHSPAQPHPATTETPALGGKTSEGKPQISGTAGPETTPQQGPETEDAQEAQTPTQTAPKTPQEDPEFGKVITQTQHVKKAQQGHKSPEVKNTAVAASAHLPVAEQKAYNDRKKHLEVINQTAATNKDATKKFTAAQFKKVLQAQLNELEKKLPHSKSDAQRFKQEKPLEGIKNNVQKQVKEENKNVAAPITAETHKPAPPDSQLPTHQPTPLVEEKAGAKPPLIDPAAAAPKPRTDAEISLEQDSQSLDALMAKNHNTEEQFAASNEPKFQQALATKKGAQAQAAAAPQTYRAEEQQVIGGAQQQAHKEAKADFSMMHALRSQGFKTVFTKQSAHDKADKDEQKRIKGELETIYNGTKKEVEDIFTALGKYVEDTFEKDSRDAKDAFEKRVEKQLDAIHGWGVKAFFFGEDTEAIEKVFEAEKRKFIDAMDLTIGAIAQRVADDLNKAVDAIQRGKAKADTFYNGLSTKQQTLVGDAMETYRVQFANLESGVAEKQTELARSLAESYKKDVDSLRQVFDKIYEDVRKTWIQRAAEFIKEVALTIYRLGELLVTVLVRVAHVIGDILAHPIRFLENLAAGIKQGFATFVENIDTFLVEGFFAWLGGKVGGAGIKLPPS; from the coding sequence ATGAAAATTAAGGCAGCAAAGTCGGTCCATGTCACTCCCCCGTTGGCGGCCACGCAGACGGCTCAGCCGTTCTTTGCGCAAGCCGGTCGGAGCGATTTTTTCCGACCCGCCAAGCCCGCCACCCACACCCATCCTGCGCATAAAGTACTGCGCCCGGCCGCTGATCGGCCCGATCTAGTAGTGCAGGGGCGAGCAAGTACGGCGCCGCTCCCGGGGAGCGGAGCACCCCTACCCGAGGCCTTTCGGCGGGCGGCGGAGCGACACCTGTCGGCCGATTTCAGCTCCATTCGTTTGCACCAGGATAAGCAGGCTACGGAGCTTACGCAGCAGCTGCAGGCGCAGGCGGTGGTTTTTCAGGAGCACCTATTCCTGGGCCAGGGTGAATTTCAACCGGCTGCGGCGCCCGGGAAAAGCCTGCTGGCCCAAGGGCTTTACCACGCCTGGCAGGAGGGCGCGGTCAGGGTAAACCCCAGGGAGCAACCCGCTCCAACGCCCCTGGTTACGCCCACCGAACCCGCTGCTCATTCACCTGCCCAACCCCATCCGGCTACTACTGAAACGCCAGCGCTGGGGGGCAAAACTAGCGAGGGTAAACCTCAGATTTCAGGCACCGCTGGTCCCGAAACAACTCCGCAGCAAGGCCCCGAAACTGAAGACGCCCAAGAGGCGCAAACACCAACTCAAACGGCGCCCAAAACGCCGCAGGAGGACCCGGAATTTGGGAAAGTAATTACCCAAACCCAGCACGTAAAAAAGGCTCAGCAAGGGCATAAGTCACCCGAAGTAAAAAACACGGCGGTGGCCGCGTCGGCGCACCTTCCGGTGGCGGAGCAGAAAGCCTACAACGACCGCAAAAAACACCTGGAAGTCATCAACCAAACGGCCGCTACGAACAAGGACGCCACCAAAAAATTTACGGCCGCGCAGTTCAAAAAGGTATTGCAGGCCCAGCTCAACGAGCTGGAAAAGAAGCTACCCCACAGCAAGAGCGACGCGCAGCGGTTCAAGCAGGAGAAGCCGCTGGAGGGCATCAAAAACAACGTTCAGAAACAGGTTAAGGAGGAAAACAAAAACGTCGCAGCGCCCATCACCGCCGAAACGCACAAGCCCGCGCCGCCCGACAGCCAGCTGCCAACCCACCAGCCCACACCCTTGGTGGAAGAAAAAGCCGGCGCCAAGCCCCCACTCATCGACCCGGCCGCGGCCGCGCCCAAGCCCCGAACGGACGCCGAAATCTCGCTGGAGCAGGACAGCCAGTCGCTGGATGCGTTGATGGCCAAAAACCACAACACCGAAGAGCAGTTTGCCGCTTCCAATGAGCCCAAGTTTCAGCAGGCCCTCGCCACCAAAAAAGGCGCGCAGGCCCAGGCAGCGGCGGCTCCCCAAACATATCGGGCCGAGGAGCAACAGGTAATCGGCGGCGCTCAGCAGCAGGCCCACAAAGAAGCCAAGGCCGATTTCAGCATGATGCACGCCTTGCGTAGTCAAGGATTCAAAACGGTATTCACCAAGCAAAGTGCGCACGACAAAGCGGATAAAGACGAGCAAAAGCGCATTAAAGGCGAGCTGGAAACGATTTATAACGGCACCAAAAAAGAAGTTGAAGACATCTTTACCGCCCTGGGCAAGTACGTGGAGGACACGTTTGAAAAGGACTCCAGAGATGCCAAAGATGCCTTCGAGAAGCGGGTGGAAAAGCAGCTGGATGCCATTCATGGCTGGGGCGTAAAGGCCTTTTTCTTCGGCGAGGATACCGAGGCTATTGAGAAGGTATTTGAGGCCGAGAAGCGAAAGTTTATTGATGCCATGGACCTCACGATTGGGGCCATTGCCCAGCGCGTTGCCGACGATCTGAATAAGGCGGTGGACGCTATTCAGCGGGGGAAAGCGAAAGCCGACACCTTTTATAATGGCCTGAGCACCAAGCAGCAAACGCTGGTAGGCGACGCCATGGAAACCTACCGCGTGCAGTTCGCCAACCTGGAGTCGGGCGTGGCTGAAAAGCAGACCGAGCTGGCCCGCAGCCTGGCCGAATCCTACAAGAAAGACGTGGACTCCCTGCGCCAAGTCTTTGATAAAATCTACGAGGATGTGCGCAAAACCTGGATTCAGCGGGCGGCAGAATTCATTAAGGAAGTCGCCCTGACGATCTATCGGTTGGGCGAATTGCTGGTGACCGTGCTGGTGCGCGTCGCGCACGTGATTGGCGACATTCTCGCGCATCCTATTCGGTTTCTGGAAAATCTGGCGGCGGGTATCAAGCAAGGGTTTGCCACGTTCGTCGAGAACATCGATACGTTTCTAGTGGAGGGCTTCTTTGCCTGGCTGGGGGGCAAAGTTGGCGGGGCGGGCATCAAATTGCCCCCAAGCTAG